The sequence TCTGCCCACGCCACAGATAGGCCACGGCCAGCGTCGAATCGAGATCCAGGGCGCGCTGGCACTGCGCGAGTGCGTCCCGATACTGCCGCGCCAGCATCATGGCCCAGCACACCGCACCCGTCGAGATGCGATTGGCAGGGTCCAGACGCTCCGCGCGCGTGAACTCCACCAGCGCCTCCTGCGGCCGGTTCATGGCGAGCAGATAGTTGCCGTACCACTGATGCGCGGTGGCGTAGCTGCTGTCGAGGGCAATGGATCGCCGGAGGCGCGCGCCAGCGTCATCCCACGCCCAGTCATAGTACAGGGCGATGTACCCCAGTGACGCGACCGGTTCCGCCAACGTGCTGTCGATGGCGATCGCCTGCTGCGCGATCTGCTTGGCGCGTCCGTATCCCTCCTCGGGGGAGAGGTAGCTGTAGAACGAACTCACCGCGTACGCGTCGGCCAAGCCGCTCAGGACGCGCGTATTGCGCGGATCCCGATCGTTCGCCTGCCGATAGAGCTCGATCGCGCGCTGCATCCCCTCCTGACTGCGCTCGGACCAAAAGAAGCGGCCGCGCATGTAGAGGTCGTGCGCCACGGGATCATCCTGCGTGCGCTGCGTCAGGCCATCGCGCGCGCGCCCACCATATGACACCCCGAGGGCAGCCGTCGCTCCCTGCACGATGGCTTGCTCGATGGGCAGCAGCTGTGTGCTGTCGCGATCGAACGTCTCGGACCAGACCAGCGTGCCATCGGCGCGCATCAGCTCGGCGGTGACGTGCAGGCCGTTCGGTCCGCGACGGATGGAGCCGGTGAGAACGTGGCTCACGTCCAGCGCCTGCGCGGCGGTACGCGCATCCACGCCGCGGTGGCGGAAGGCCATGGAGCGGGCAATCACCTGCAGCCGCGGCACGCGGGAAAGTGTCCCGATCAGCTCTTCGGTGACCCCGTCGGCGAGATACTGCTGCGCCCCCGCCGCCTGATCGATGGCGTACGGCAGCACCGCCAGCGCCACCGGCGCCTCCGTGCGTCGCGCGGGTACGCCGCGCGACCACAACGCCACGCCGGCCAGCACGAGCGCACTGACAGCCACTCCCGCGAGCCGCCACCGCGAGCGCGCGGCATTCGCGCGCACGACCGGCGTTGATGTCACGCTGATCGACTCGAGCCGCGTCAGCACATCACGGGCCGACGCCGGACGCGCGGCGGGGAGCTTCTCGAGGCACTGCTGCACGAGCGCCGCCAGCGCCGGCGGCGTATCCGGGCGGTACACCGTGACCCGCTCGGGGGTCGCGGTCAAATGGGCGGCCAGCGTCTGCGCCGGCGTGAGAGCGGCAAAGGGCGGTCGCCCCGTCAGCAGCTCGTAGGCAAGACATCCCAGCGCATAGAGATCGGCGCGCCCGTCGATCTCCGGATCCGCCGCGATCTGCTCCGGCGCCATATAGGCGGGTGACCCCACACTGTGACCATCGCGCGTGAGCGTGGTGGTCGCATCCGTGCTCTGGGAGGCGCCAATCGCCTTGGCAATGCCGAAATCCGTGACCACCGCCGTGCCGCCGGACAACAGCAGATTGTCCAGCTTGATATCGCGATGGACGACGCCACGGGCATGTGCATAGGCGAGCGCCCGACCGATGTCGCGAAGCACGCGTAACACGTCGGCGAGCGGCAACCCCCCTCCCGGCGGCGCCTCCCGTAGATGCGCGCGCAATGATCGACCGTCCACGAACGGCATCGTGTACCAGGGCAATCCATCGCAGGTGCCCATCTGCAGCAGCGGCACGATGTTCGCCTGCTGCAGCGATGCCGCCAGGCGGATTTCGCGCATGAACCGCTCCACACTCAGTTCGGCGGCCAACTCCGGCGACAGCAGCTTGACCACAATCTCCCGCCGCAAGGCCGTCTCGTCCGCACGAAAGACGCGACTCATCCCGCCACCGCCAAGCTCAGCGCCGAGCACGAAGCCCGGGCCGAGCGCGTCCTGTAATCGCTCGCGGAGAAAAGGCGTGGGGGTCGTCACGCGGCTAAGCTACGCGTCCCGGTGAACACTCGCGACTGCGGGGCGAGCCACGATCGACATCCGATGGCGGCCCGTGCACCGCGGCGACAAGATTAGGGCGCCGCGACCCGCCACCGCCCCCTACCCCAGGAGCTGTCATGCCCCGATCCCTGACCCTGCTGCTCTCGATGTGCCTGATCGCCGGCTCTGCGCAGGCTCAGGGTGGCGGCGGCGGTGCCCCACCAGGCGGCGCCGGTCGCGGCGGTGCCCCGCGCCGCGACCCGAACGCCCCGCGCACCATCGAGGGGATCGAGACGGTGTGGCTCGAGGAACTC comes from Gemmatimonadaceae bacterium and encodes:
- a CDS encoding protein kinase — protein: MTTPTPFLRERLQDALGPGFVLGAELGGGGMSRVFRADETALRREIVVKLLSPELAAELSVERFMREIRLAASLQQANIVPLLQMGTCDGLPWYTMPFVDGRSLRAHLREAPPGGGLPLADVLRVLRDIGRALAYAHARGVVHRDIKLDNLLLSGGTAVVTDFGIAKAIGASQSTDATTTLTRDGHSVGSPAYMAPEQIAADPEIDGRADLYALGCLAYELLTGRPPFAALTPAQTLAAHLTATPERVTVYRPDTPPALAALVQQCLEKLPAARPASARDVLTRLESISVTSTPVVRANAARSRWRLAGVAVSALVLAGVALWSRGVPARRTEAPVALAVLPYAIDQAAGAQQYLADGVTEELIGTLSRVPRLQVIARSMAFRHRGVDARTAAQALDVSHVLTGSIRRGPNGLHVTAELMRADGTLVWSETFDRDSTQLLPIEQAIVQGATAALGVSYGGRARDGLTQRTQDDPVAHDLYMRGRFFWSERSQEGMQRAIELYRQANDRDPRNTRVLSGLADAYAVSSFYSYLSPEEGYGRAKQIAQQAIAIDSTLAEPVASLGYIALYYDWAWDDAGARLRRSIALDSSYATAHQWYGNYLLAMNRPQEALVEFTRAERLDPANRISTGAVCWAMMLARQYRDALAQCQRALDLDSTLAVAYLWRGQTRELLRDSAGAMRDLEAATRFGKRSAITVAGLAHALATFGRRAEALVLLRELEAPTAGYHPSYEIATVYAALGDQDQAVAYLERARKERSHSIALMRIDPALDRVRSDPRVQAIAKQVGLP